The following proteins come from a genomic window of Kocuria palustris:
- a CDS encoding universal stress protein, with translation MTIVIARAGTAEGQAALDAGLAEAARRSEDAVIFHLGGDDSDTEAQELQGVKVTHQQPEPRGRDAVGDLLDAAEAADASLIVVGIRHRSPMGKLLLGSAAQQILLEAACPVLAVKPERR, from the coding sequence ATGACCATCGTGATCGCCCGCGCCGGCACCGCCGAGGGCCAGGCCGCCCTGGACGCCGGGCTGGCCGAGGCCGCCCGCCGCTCGGAGGACGCCGTGATCTTCCACCTCGGCGGGGACGACTCCGACACCGAAGCCCAGGAGCTGCAGGGCGTCAAGGTCACCCATCAGCAACCGGAGCCCCGCGGCCGCGATGCCGTGGGCGACCTCCTCGATGCCGCCGAGGCGGCAGACGCCTCCCTGATCGTCGTGGGCATCCGCCACCGCAGCCCCATGGGCAAGCTGCTGCTGGGGAGCGCCGCGCAGCAGATCCTGCTCGAGGCCGCCTGCCCGGTGCTCGCCGTCAAGCCCGAGCGCCGCTGA
- the glp gene encoding gephyrin-like molybdotransferase Glp, with the protein MAGHGGRHGHGHRSRGVDEHIAAIQGVIERSRWSDRATEEVALEDAAGRVLAEELTAPIPLPRFDDSQMDGYAVRAADTHSDGGQDDSAHKESGQRGGADPGLVELLVAVTGAAGHEPAPLAPGTAAPVMTGAPIPSGADAVVPVEEAAPSQFLAEGATVRVPSGQPSGRFVRPAGSDVARGGSVLPPGMILSPVAIGAIAALGLQRVRVRPRLRVGILTTGDEVVEPGQQPSAAQVHNANAALLCAQLVRLGCRVTAVRHVIDDDEQLRTLLSSSDFEAPDVWVSSGGISEGAFEVVRRVLSAEPDSEFLHVAMQPGGPQGLAMIEGTAVVCLPGNPVSTWVSAEALLRPALAAAGAGPEAPRAITAECAEDLERLPGRTRIIRARWDGHRAHRLGGYSSHLLASAAAADALIVLESGKGPVPAGEPVEVRLL; encoded by the coding sequence ATGGCAGGGCACGGCGGCAGGCACGGGCACGGGCACCGATCGCGCGGCGTGGACGAGCACATCGCCGCGATCCAGGGCGTCATCGAGCGCAGCCGGTGGTCAGACCGGGCGACGGAGGAGGTCGCGCTGGAGGATGCCGCCGGTCGGGTGCTGGCCGAGGAGCTGACGGCCCCGATCCCGCTGCCGAGATTCGACGACTCCCAGATGGACGGCTACGCCGTGCGCGCAGCGGACACGCACAGCGACGGCGGCCAAGACGACAGCGCCCATAAGGAGAGCGGCCAGCGCGGAGGCGCTGACCCGGGGCTCGTCGAGCTGCTCGTGGCCGTCACCGGAGCCGCCGGGCACGAGCCTGCGCCGCTGGCTCCCGGCACGGCCGCCCCCGTCATGACCGGAGCGCCGATCCCGTCCGGTGCGGATGCCGTCGTGCCGGTCGAGGAGGCGGCACCGTCGCAGTTCCTGGCCGAGGGCGCGACGGTGCGGGTGCCGTCCGGGCAGCCGAGCGGGCGCTTCGTGCGCCCCGCAGGCTCGGACGTCGCCCGGGGCGGATCCGTGCTGCCTCCCGGGATGATCCTGAGCCCCGTGGCCATCGGCGCGATCGCGGCCCTGGGGCTGCAGCGGGTGCGCGTGCGGCCCAGGCTCCGCGTCGGGATCCTGACCACCGGCGACGAGGTCGTCGAGCCGGGGCAGCAGCCCTCGGCAGCCCAGGTGCACAACGCCAATGCCGCCCTGCTGTGCGCTCAGCTGGTGCGGCTGGGGTGCCGGGTCACGGCCGTGCGGCATGTGATCGACGACGACGAGCAGCTGCGCACCCTGCTGAGCTCCTCGGACTTCGAGGCCCCCGACGTCTGGGTGAGCTCCGGCGGGATCTCCGAGGGCGCCTTCGAGGTCGTGCGCCGGGTGCTCAGCGCCGAGCCCGACAGCGAGTTCCTGCACGTGGCCATGCAGCCTGGCGGGCCGCAGGGCCTGGCCATGATCGAGGGCACCGCGGTCGTGTGCCTGCCCGGCAACCCGGTGTCCACCTGGGTCTCCGCGGAGGCGCTGCTGCGCCCAGCGCTCGCGGCGGCCGGGGCCGGACCCGAAGCTCCGCGCGCGATCACCGCCGAGTGCGCCGAGGACCTCGAGCGGCTGCCCGGGCGGACGAGGATCATCCGCGCCCGGTGGGACGGGCACAGGGCGCACCGGCTGGGCGGATACAGCTCGCACCTGCTGGCCTCGGCGGCCGCTGCGGACGCTCTGATCGTCCTGGAGTCCGGCAAGGGGCCGGTGCCCGCCGGTGAGCCCGTGGAGGTCCGTCTGCTCTGA
- a CDS encoding DUF456 domain-containing protein, whose product MLPEIIATVVAVLLLAIGCIGIVVPVLPGSITVVIGLVIWAVVVRSPEGWVALALGVPLAIAGMSASLALTGARLKKRQIPNSSVLYGVIGAVIGLFVIPVVGLFIGFAVGLLLSETYRQRDLNAALESSWVALKAMGLGIVIELGCALAASAVFVICAITYFVTA is encoded by the coding sequence ATGCTCCCCGAGATCATCGCGACCGTCGTCGCCGTCCTCCTGCTGGCCATCGGCTGCATCGGCATCGTGGTGCCGGTCCTGCCCGGATCGATCACGGTCGTGATCGGCCTAGTGATCTGGGCTGTCGTCGTGCGCTCGCCGGAGGGATGGGTGGCCCTGGCCCTGGGCGTCCCGCTGGCGATCGCGGGGATGTCGGCCTCCCTGGCGCTGACCGGCGCTCGGCTCAAGAAGCGGCAGATCCCCAACAGCTCTGTGCTCTACGGGGTGATCGGTGCGGTCATCGGCCTGTTCGTGATCCCCGTGGTGGGACTGTTCATCGGCTTCGCGGTGGGCCTGCTGCTCTCGGAGACCTACCGGCAGCGGGACCTGAACGCCGCGCTGGAGTCCAGCTGGGTCGCGCTCAAGGCCATGGGCCTCGGCATCGTGATCGAGCTGGGGTGCGCGCTGGCGGCCTCTGCGGTCTTCGTGATCTGCGCGATCACGTACTTCGTCACGGCCTGA
- a CDS encoding MoaD/ThiS family protein codes for MSLTINYYAAAKASVGQDSQELDFEALPRDSDGRVTRGAVENALIAAHPTAPAGEQPLAEVLERCSFLLDGQACPEPETEISDGSALDVLPPFAGG; via the coding sequence ATGTCGCTGACGATCAACTACTACGCCGCGGCGAAGGCCTCGGTGGGCCAGGACTCGCAGGAGCTGGACTTCGAGGCCCTGCCCCGAGACAGCGACGGCCGAGTCACCCGGGGTGCAGTGGAGAACGCGCTGATCGCGGCCCATCCCACGGCCCCTGCCGGCGAGCAGCCCCTGGCCGAGGTGCTCGAGCGCTGCTCGTTCCTGCTCGACGGCCAGGCCTGCCCTGAGCCCGAGACCGAGATCTCCGACGGCTCCGCCCTGGACGTCCTGCCGCCCTTCGCCGGGGGCTGA
- the mobA gene encoding molybdenum cofactor guanylyltransferase, which translates to MTPLPKLPVPVPAPTPTRSSRAALSAIVVAGGRSSRLGGSPKALMRPDRDGAPALVRGAVDALIGLGLPAHRIAVVGPEGLPLPDGVLRTREDPPFSGPAAALAAGALALGLAEPSGACASAEPSEPEGGDDPAASGTADRAVDPDEQWTLTLACDMPRVADAARALIAEIEARGTSRAPSPASEATDSGHTGTAPLEAPCGIVLTDRGILQPLAAVYRSAVLGRQLVDQPVVDRSVRRVLGPLWDRQTAVRGLTDDVDTWDDVKRFGLVPVQD; encoded by the coding sequence GTGACCCCGCTGCCGAAGCTGCCGGTCCCGGTGCCCGCGCCGACGCCCACCCGCAGCTCCCGCGCGGCGCTGAGCGCGATCGTGGTCGCCGGTGGCCGGTCCTCTCGCCTGGGCGGATCGCCCAAGGCGCTGATGCGCCCGGATCGCGACGGCGCCCCTGCCCTCGTGCGCGGCGCCGTCGACGCCCTGATCGGACTCGGCCTTCCGGCGCATCGGATCGCCGTCGTGGGCCCGGAGGGCCTTCCCCTGCCGGACGGCGTGCTGCGCACCCGAGAGGACCCGCCGTTCTCCGGTCCGGCGGCCGCCCTGGCCGCTGGCGCACTCGCCCTGGGGCTGGCCGAGCCCTCCGGGGCCTGCGCCTCCGCCGAGCCCTCCGAACCTGAAGGGGGCGACGATCCCGCCGCGTCCGGCACTGCGGACCGCGCCGTCGACCCCGACGAGCAGTGGACCCTCACCCTGGCCTGCGACATGCCCCGGGTCGCCGACGCCGCTCGGGCCCTGATCGCCGAGATCGAGGCACGGGGCACGAGCCGAGCGCCCTCCCCCGCCTCGGAGGCCACCGACTCGGGCCACACCGGCACAGCGCCCCTCGAGGCCCCGTGCGGGATCGTGCTGACGGACCGCGGCATCCTCCAGCCGCTGGCCGCCGTCTACCGCAGCGCGGTGCTGGGTCGGCAGCTGGTCGACCAGCCCGTCGTCGATCGCTCGGTGCGTCGAGTCCTCGGGCCGCTGTGGGACCGGCAAACGGCCGTCAGGGGACTGACCGATGACGTCGACACATGGGACGATGTGAAGAGATTCGGGCTCGTGCCCGTTCAGGACTGA
- a CDS encoding molybdopterin molybdotransferase MoeA, translated as MSDQPQTPRTLRSPDWAQARQAAFDAAAALPPHWLPLGETVGETLAEDLRAERPVPHYTSSAMDGWAVNGPGPWRINRGEYEQIDQRVAWARTEEPQLKPPRSLAVGEAAPIVTGGLVPFSTSAVLRSEWGLEDGDSLRLSPEAPEGAPEEGQNLRRAGREAETGELLIRAGTRLTPGHVAFAATTGLDMLPLLRRPRVTLLLTGDEVDEDGVPEPGRVRDAFGPQLPQFVHLLGGQVDAVHRVGDDREQMLERLTGSAVGAESVLDSRAQLIITTGGTGRSTADHLRPSLEDSGAHLLIDELGLRPGHPALLARMPEDGPFVLGLPGNPLAAMTTLMLLGAPLLAGLGGNVIPPLTTVRLTRELPASKTDRLAPGLAFVAGAAVSGTTITDLSEDADAQGTELPSAVALSRAGSDQLRGFSQANVLLLIPADGVRPGEPVQALPLPWL; from the coding sequence ATGAGCGATCAGCCGCAGACCCCCCGCACCCTTCGCAGCCCCGACTGGGCGCAGGCCCGCCAGGCGGCCTTCGACGCCGCTGCGGCGCTGCCGCCGCACTGGCTCCCGCTCGGGGAGACGGTGGGCGAGACCCTGGCCGAGGACCTGCGCGCCGAGCGTCCGGTGCCCCACTACACCTCCTCGGCCATGGACGGCTGGGCAGTGAACGGACCGGGCCCCTGGCGGATCAACCGCGGCGAGTACGAGCAGATCGACCAGCGCGTGGCCTGGGCCCGCACCGAGGAGCCGCAGCTCAAGCCCCCGCGATCGCTGGCCGTCGGCGAGGCCGCACCCATCGTCACGGGCGGACTGGTCCCGTTCAGCACGAGCGCGGTGCTGCGCTCGGAATGGGGCCTCGAGGACGGCGACTCGCTGCGCCTGAGCCCCGAGGCACCGGAGGGCGCCCCCGAGGAGGGACAGAACCTGCGCCGGGCAGGCCGCGAAGCCGAGACCGGAGAGCTGCTGATCCGCGCCGGGACGCGGCTGACCCCGGGGCACGTGGCCTTCGCGGCCACCACGGGCCTGGACATGCTCCCGCTGCTGCGGCGCCCGCGCGTGACGCTGCTGCTGACCGGCGACGAAGTCGACGAGGACGGCGTCCCGGAGCCGGGACGGGTCCGGGACGCCTTCGGCCCGCAGCTGCCGCAGTTCGTCCACCTCCTGGGCGGTCAGGTGGATGCCGTGCACCGCGTGGGCGATGACCGCGAGCAGATGCTCGAGCGGCTCACCGGCTCCGCGGTGGGCGCGGAGTCCGTGCTGGACTCCCGCGCGCAGCTGATCATCACCACGGGCGGCACGGGCCGCTCGACCGCGGATCATCTGCGCCCGTCGCTGGAGGACAGCGGCGCGCATCTGCTCATCGACGAGCTGGGCCTGCGCCCGGGCCACCCAGCGCTGCTTGCCCGCATGCCGGAGGACGGCCCGTTCGTCCTGGGCCTTCCCGGCAACCCGCTGGCGGCCATGACCACCCTGATGCTGCTGGGGGCGCCGCTGCTGGCCGGGCTCGGCGGCAACGTCATCCCGCCGCTGACCACGGTGCGCCTGACCCGCGAACTGCCGGCCTCCAAGACGGATCGACTGGCACCGGGACTGGCCTTCGTGGCCGGCGCCGCCGTCTCCGGGACCACGATCACCGACCTGAGCGAAGACGCTGACGCCCAGGGCACCGAGCTGCCCAGCGCGGTGGCGCTGTCACGCGCGGGCTCCGACCAGCTGCGCGGCTTCTCGCAGGCCAACGTGCTGCTGCTGATCCCCGCCGACGGCGTGCGGCCAGGCGAGCCCGTCCAGGCGCTGCCGCTTCCCTGGCTCTGA
- the moaA gene encoding GTP 3',8-cyclase MoaA, producing MTTALGMPGLRTRLEPSPADPALGLVDSFGRRAADLRISLTDKCNLRCTYCMPAEGMDWRPSSELLTAAEIQRLVGIGVQRLGIVELRLTGGEPLIRPDLEEIIAGVHREHPELPISLTTNAIGLDRRAAGLRAAGLTRLNVSLDTLDRATFARLARRDRLPQVLAGIRAAQEAGLEPVKINSVLLRGINDDGAADLLAWTLEQGLQLRFIEQMPLDEDHTWTRRGMVTAAEIRQLLSRRFRLDPRPVPRAGAPAELWDVRALDAELADEPLGTVGIIASVTEPFCGDCRRTRLTAEGEIRSCLFSHEEFGLRDLLRGQTEQGALPQERADELIAERWRAAMWIKPAAHGMDRTGLGDDGFVQPVRSMSAIGG from the coding sequence ATGACCACCGCTCTCGGGATGCCGGGTCTGCGCACACGTCTGGAGCCCTCGCCTGCGGATCCGGCACTGGGGCTCGTGGACTCCTTCGGGCGCAGGGCCGCCGATCTGCGCATCTCCCTGACCGACAAGTGCAACCTGCGCTGCACCTACTGCATGCCCGCCGAGGGGATGGACTGGCGTCCGTCGTCCGAGCTGCTCACCGCCGCCGAGATCCAGCGCCTGGTGGGCATCGGCGTGCAGCGCCTGGGCATCGTGGAGCTGCGACTGACCGGCGGCGAGCCCCTGATCCGCCCGGATCTCGAGGAGATCATCGCCGGAGTGCACCGCGAGCACCCCGAGCTGCCGATCTCCCTGACCACGAACGCGATCGGGCTGGATCGCCGCGCCGCCGGGCTCCGGGCAGCCGGGCTCACGCGGCTGAACGTCTCGCTGGACACCCTGGACCGGGCGACCTTCGCCCGTCTGGCCCGCCGCGACCGGCTGCCGCAGGTGCTGGCCGGCATCCGGGCCGCTCAGGAGGCCGGGCTGGAGCCCGTGAAGATCAACTCCGTGCTGTTGCGCGGGATCAACGACGACGGCGCCGCCGACCTGCTGGCCTGGACCCTCGAGCAGGGGCTGCAGCTGCGCTTCATCGAGCAGATGCCCCTGGACGAGGACCACACCTGGACGCGCCGCGGCATGGTGACGGCCGCGGAGATCCGGCAGCTGCTGAGCCGGCGCTTCCGCTTGGATCCGCGCCCCGTCCCTCGCGCCGGCGCCCCGGCAGAGCTGTGGGACGTCCGCGCGCTGGATGCCGAGCTGGCGGACGAGCCGCTGGGCACCGTGGGGATCATCGCCTCCGTGACCGAGCCCTTCTGCGGCGACTGCCGGCGCACCCGCCTGACGGCCGAGGGTGAGATCCGCTCGTGCCTGTTCTCCCACGAGGAGTTCGGCCTGCGCGACCTGCTGCGCGGTCAGACCGAGCAGGGCGCGCTGCCGCAGGAGCGGGCGGACGAGCTGATCGCCGAGCGCTGGCGGGCAGCCATGTGGATCAAGCCCGCGGCGCACGGCATGGATCGCACCGGGTTGGGCGACGACGGCTTCGTGCAGCCCGTCCGCTCCATGTCCGCGATCGGCGGATGA